A section of the Kluyveromyces lactis strain NRRL Y-1140 chromosome F complete sequence genome encodes:
- a CDS encoding uncharacterized protein (some similarities with uniprot|P53094 Saccharomyces cerevisiae YGL197W MDS3 Protein with an N-terminal kelch-like domain putative negative regulator of early meiotic gene expression required with Pmd1p for growth under alkaline conditions): protein MPFLLPSNCSCYNLHLPQLDAQTADSMDECSIRRSTLDVRTGAATVLARSGIFVHGGLTIPLNLQEITSTNLQQELIMHFARERKDSNRFQNLGQWISKEVFFLDLISRRWERVETMPETDPMGNPMPRLTERLFHSVCYCQEAIFVFGGLTVSEQSDYEFISTNELWKLDLHNKVWSLISKDPSVTRRFNNQMHVLYESDPKKDTKLIIVGGLNNLDQPVETIDIFNLSTNCWETDVWDEEDDLHNITVNIGGKSVPLISENNFSLLVEENEAKLPSLAVYSPSIEESHDHDHEFKCNFNSEENPLFALPLMPDAEGARMHVYDDNDRRRKRLHIAYNLQWPTGDKFGYNIIISGFHPNLQSDNFHCFLYNITSGKWTRLSINCDDIHSSKHRFWKLFLWESHHKALLLGTKNDSGCLPSVQKFDRLLSFGLHITNLFHSAQRDQKSSKSSSAKKIPGSLAQTETDQFENYSRYVAPPSEITSIRSVFPSYSMVLGKDSLEVYNKLLADFEFITEDDESVAVPSFLLRKRWGRYFDMLLANAYVQVSTDRKIPESFSQISKLSSGNVGQLGVSPHTSSSISSIAKDDKKPTSQGSLDTFFSRHRPSAQSVQSSTPPMERKSACLFFNTPSTSKLTNDNSSHSIASHSDSLATATNANDRLPTSLGVNPDHIVSLGEISEQSSQRRHSNAASGVTSSSGGMVFRVPFRPSGESSKRSTPPPISLDPNDTSEPIKISVPSNRKNSASSYSALFTDDFLRSSQAQSRRISQSLGNDNLLHSSFGLNSPLSSRKASLASTSSSISRVSSSSDRMGESIYRSPGSEEILSLNVSLPPLLPVPSEPLPALPTHTSHDFSVDNRLSDHFFPDTRYRTSTSPLSSRRSSLHHDISQHISQENIYPNRIDEVFVGDPLHKPDNEADGMTTPQNERNSFASNTESLTSQTLNSGDVDFEPLFIPRSLYMPWPTETVKAFAEFFFTGQIDGKWPLSPVAVGLLNMAKIYEVPLLFDLMLEVFYSIIGKKEESLFVISKSLKDAFLNRVSLLFEDDQDAMQQYLENHKNYQEYQAIEKSLNSIDDGYFDIDHLRKASAAFSVSTVSSSATQDHLDKLNSFDSSSAPALTPSVITGSPRDSINSISSAHYPSTITVSGKKSSISHIQQRINTNPKHKSSLSKEVSTVDSPEILTRSSSPARPVHTTTEMHNIDDELDQVRDILEHDALEKSNTNDSSCPSDSDDLGVGLSLPSKSKIERSFRERALELEDSVDPLSRGSTESGSNYTKKPSLFSGKVRNDPPYHNQKLSTLDSLASPNSLPPVDYVMELIYESAVLVSDVKLMVRCKDCLHISKEIKTLKKKLAQDMSEIDDTLMKQRRQPTLRSITRPESQEQSPHLPLHTHSNPHLPSPSPSPNLKSFEKITKTISNLTIGTGRSKTNQSNKS, encoded by the coding sequence ATGCCGTTTCTTCTTCCctcaaattgttcttgttATAACCTACACCTACCGCAATTGGATGCTCAAACGGCGGATAGTATGGATGAATGCTCCATCAGAAGATCTACATTGGACGTAAGAACTGGTGCTGCAACAGTACTTGCCAGATCGGGGATATTCGTGCACGGTGGGTTGACAATCCCTTTGAATTTACAAGAAATAACATCTACTAATCTACAACAAGAGTTGATTATGCATTTTGCCCGAGAAAGGAAGGACTCAAATAGATTTCAAAACCTGGGACAATGGATAAGTAAGGAAGTGTTCTTTTTagatttgatttcaagacGTTGGGAACGGGTAGAAACTATGCCTGAAACTGATCCCATGGGTAATCCGATGCCCCGGTTGACAGAGAGGTTATTTCATTCTGTATGCTATTGTCAAGAGGCTATCTTTGTTTTCGGTGGTTTGACAGTTTCAGAACAATCTGATTATGAGTTTATTTCCACTAATGAACTTTGGAAATTGGATTTACATAATAAAGTCTGGTCATTAATCAGTAAGGACCCGTCAGTGACAAGAAGATTCAATAATCAGATGCATGTCTTGTACGAATCGGATCCAAAGAAGGACACCAAGTTAATTATAGTGGGTGGTTTGAATAATTTGGACCAACCAGTTGAAACtattgacattttcaatttatcGACAAACTGTTGGGAAACGGATGTGTGGGACGAAGAGGACGATTTACATAATATAACAGTTAATATCGGAGGCAAATCTGTTCCTCTCATCTCCGAAAATAACTTTTCGTTGttggttgaagaaaatgaggCTAAACTGCCGTCGTTGGCTGTGTATTCTCCCTCAATAGAGGAATCTCATGATCATGATCATGAGTTTAAGTGCAATTTCAACTCCGAAGAGAATCCACTTTTCGCCTTACCTTTAATGCCGGATGCCGAAGGTGCTAGAATGCACGTCTATGATGACAACGATagacgaagaaaaagattaCATATCGCCTATAATTTGCAATGGCCCACCGGCGATAAATTCGGTTATAACATCATAATATCTGGTTTCCATCCAAACTTACAGTCAGACAATTTTCATTGTTTCCTTTACAACATCACTTCAGGGAAATGGACTAGATTGAGTATCAACTGCGATGATATACATAGCTCAAAACATAGATTCTGGAAATTGTTCTTATGGGAATCGCATCACAAGGCTTTGCTTCTTGGTACCAAAAATGATTCTGGCTGTTTGCCCTCTGTACAAAAATTTGATAGACTGCTTTCCTTCGGGTTGCATATCACTAATTTATTCCATTCTGCTCAGAGAGATCAGAAATCCTCTAAATCATCCTCTGCAAAGAAAATACCGGGCAGTTTGGCTCAAACAGAGACAGACCAGTTCGAAAATTACAGTAGATATGTTGCCCCACCATCTGAAATCACATCTATAAGATCCGTCTTCCCATCTTATTCAATGGTTTTAGGTaaagattctttggaaGTCTACAACAAGCTACTAGCAGATTTTGAGTTCATAACGGAAGATGACGAATCTGTCGCCGTTCCAAGTTTTTTACTTAGAAAGAGATGGGGTAGGTACTTCGATATGCTTTTGGCTAATGCTTATGTTCAAGTTTCAACAGATCGCAAAATACCGGAAAGCTTTTCCCagatttcaaaactttcttcaGGAAACGTAGGGCAGTTAGGCGTCTCGCCGCATACATCTAGTTCAATATCTTCCATAGCTAAGGATGACAAGAAGCCAACATCACAAGGATCTTTGGACACATTTTTTAGCCGCCACAGACCAAGTGCACAGTCTGTGCAAAGCAGCACGCCTCCAATGGAAAGGAAATCCGCTTGCTTATTCTTCAATACGCCAAGCACATCTAAATTAACAAATGATAACTCGTCTCATTCGATAGCTTCTCATTCAGATAGCTTAGCAACCGCTACTAACGCCAACGACAGATTACCTACCTCTTTGGGAGTAAATCCTGATCATATAGTCTCTTTGGGAGAAATATCGGAGCAGTCTTCTCAGAGACGTCATTCAAACGCTGCTTCAGGTGTAACGAGTTCATCCGGTGGCATGGTATTTAGGGTTCCATTCAGGCCAAGCGGAGAAAGCTCTAAGAGATCAACACCACCACCTATTAGCTTAGATCCTAATGACACTTCAGAACCAATTAAAATATCTGTACCTTCGAATAGGAAAAATTCTGCAAGCTCATACTCTGCTCTCTTTACTGACGATTTCCTGAGATCTAGCCAAGCTCAATCTCGTAGAATCTCTCAGTCACTGGGGAATGATAATTTACTTCATTCAAGCTTTGGGCTGAATAGTCCATTAAGCTCCCGTAAAGCTTCATTAGCTTCTACGTCAAGTTCAATTTCTCGTGTCAGCTCTTCAAGCGATAGAATGGGAGAGTCAATTTACAGAAGTCCAGGATCTGAAGAAATACTGAGTCTGAATGTTTCGCTACCACCATTACTGCCTGTCCCAAGTGAACCGCTCCCTGCGCTACCTACACATACATCGCATGATTTTAGTGTTGACAATCGACTTTCGGATCATTTTTTTCCGGATACTCGCTATCGAACTTCAACTTCTCCATTATCAAGTAGAAGATCATCTTTACACCATGATATTTCTCAACATATATCACAAGAGAATATCTATCCAAACAGAATTGATGAGGTATTTGTCGGAGATCCTTTACACAAACCAGATAACGAAGCTGATGGCATGACTACCCCTCAAAACGAGCGAAACTCATTTGCTTCAAATACTGAGAGTCTGACCAGTCAAACTCTGAATTCGGGCGATGTTGATTTCGAGCCTCTATTCATACCTAGGTCATTATATATGCCTTGGCCTACAGAAACTGTTAAAGCGTTCGCggaattttttttcactggCCAAATTGATGGTAAATGGCCTCTATCACCTGTGGCGGTGGGATTATTGAATATGGCTAAGATTTATGAAGTGCCATTGCTCTTCGATCTAATGCTTGAAGTATTTTATTCTATCATCGggaagaaagaggaaagCTTGTTTGTGATTAGCAAATCTCTAAAAGATGCTTTCCTCAATCGAGTCTCACTgctttttgaagatgacCAAGATGCTATGCAACAGTATTTGGAAAATCACAAAAATTACCAGGAATACCAGGCTATTGAAAAATCGTTAAACAGCATAGATGACGGTTACTTTGATATAGATCATTTGCGAAAGGCGTCTGCAGCATTTTCGGTGAGTACAGTTAGTAGCAGTGCTACCCAAGATCATCTTGATAAGTTGAATTcctttgattcttcttccgCACCTGCCCTTACTCCTTCGGTGATAACCGGAAGTCCAAGGGATAGCataaattcaatatcatcagCCCACTATCCAAGCACCATCACTGTATCCGGGAAGAAATCTTCGATCTCAcatattcaacaaagaatCAATACAAATCCAAAACATAAATCGAGCTTAAGCAAGGAAGTTTCTACTGTGGATTCTCCTGAAATTTTGACACGCTCTTCTTCACCAGCACGCCCAGTCCATACAACTACAGAAATGCACAACATAGATGACGAACTTGATCAAGTAAGAGATATTTTAGAGCATGAcgctttggaaaaatctAATACGAACGATTCAAGCTGTCCTTCTGACTCTGACGATCTAGGTGTTGGACTTTCTCTACCTTCTAAGAGCAAAATAGAGAGGTCCTTCAGAGAACGAGCACTAGAACTAGAGGATTCAGTTGATCCCTTATCTCGAGGATCGACTGAATCTGGCTCTAACTATACGAAGAAACCGTCTTTGTTTAGCGGTAAAGTCAGAAATGATCCACCGTACCACAACCAGAAGTTATCCACTTTAGATAGTCTTGCTTCACCAAATTCACTCCCACCTGTGGATTATGTCATGGAACTAATTTACGAATCTGCAGTCTTAGTGAGTGACGTGAAATTGATGGTTAGATGCAAGGACTGCTTGCATATTTctaaagaaatcaaaactCTCAAGAAAAAACTTGCACAAGATATGTCTGAAATTGATGACactttgatgaaacaaagaagacaGCCAACTTTGCGTTCAATAACGAGACCTGAATCTCAAGAGCAATCTCCTCATCTTCCACTTCACACACATAGTAATCCGCACCTGCCGTCACCGTCACCGTCACCAAATCtcaaatcttttgaaaagatcacCAAGACAATCTCAAACTTGACTATTGGCACTGGAAGGTCCAAGACTAACCAAAGTAACAAGTCTTGA
- the YIP4 gene encoding Yip4p (similar to uniprot|P53093 Saccharomyces cerevisiae YGL198W YIP4 Protein that interacts with Rab GTPases computational analysis of large-scale protein-protein interaction data suggests a possible role in vesicle-mediated transport) has protein sequence MDTIEPDFIETETGNGYGSTLSTSARGTLDESIVSTFKRDFHEINDKLKKVVYPHFPLGSPSAQDQHVFQGTDLWAPLCFIILYSLFLSKGRGRFSSFFITCWLVISAMATHLKLLNPHEPMSWMSYLSLAGYCMFPQVINSLACSIILPLFNKIPKVTLIRLIVIARIVSFALCSSWSIISMWKVSKSQTLVQKYPLALCLVTLGWLSVIC, from the coding sequence ATGGACACCATTGAACCAGATTTTATTGAAACTGAGACTGGTAACGGTTACGGTTCCACTTTATCCACTTCTGCTAGAGGAACGTTAGATGAAAGTATCGTGTCcactttcaaaagagatttcCATGAGATCAATGAtaaattaaagaaagtAGTCTACCCACATTTCCCATTGGGTTCACCAAGTGCTCAAGATCAACATGTTTTCCAAGGTACCGACCTCTGGGCCCCTCTATGTTTCATTATACTATACTCGTTGTTCTTATCCAAGGGTCGTGGACGGTTTTCCTCGTTTTTCATCACTTGTTGGCTGGTGATCAGTGCTATGGCCACACatttgaaacttttgaatcCACATGAACCAATGTCTTGGATGTCATATTTGTCTCTTGCAGGTTATTGCATGTTCCCGCAAGTGATCAATTCGTTGGCATGTTCAATTATCTTACCTTTATTCAATAAGATCCCTAAAGTTACACTTATAAGACTAATAGTGATAGCAAGAATCGTCTCGTTTGCACTATGTTCGTCATGGTCAATAATATCAATGTGGAAAGTATCGAAATCCCAGACTTTGGTTCAAAAATACCCATTGGCTTTATGTTTAGTAACGCTAGGTTGGTTATCTGTGATTTGTTGA
- the GLC7 gene encoding type 1 serine/threonine-protein phosphatase catalytic subunit GLC7 (highly similar to uniprot|P32598 Saccharomyces cerevisiae YER133W GLC7 Catalytic subunit of type 1 serine/threonine protein phosphatase involved in many processes including glycogen metabolism sporulation and mitosis interacts with multiple regulatory subunits predominantly isolated with Sds22p), with the protein MDQQSVDVDDIIDRLLEVRGLKPGHQVDLEEHEIRYLCSKARSIFIKQPILLELEAPIKICGDIHGQYYDLLRLFEYGGFPPESNYLFLGDYVDRGKQSLETICLLLAYKIKYPENFFILRGNHECASINRIYGFYDECKRRYNIKLWKTFTDCFNCLPIAAIVDEKIFCMHGGLSPDLNTMEQIRRVMRPTDIPDVGLLCDLLWSDPDKDIVGWSENDRGVSFTFGPDVVSRFLQKQDMELICRAHQVVEDGYEFFSKRQLVTLFSAPNYCGEFDNAGAMMSVDESLLCSFQILKPASKLLERNVVRRKK; encoded by the coding sequence atggaTCAACAATCAGTAGACGTTGACGATATCATTGATAGATTGTTGGAAGTGAGAGGGTTGAAACCTGGCCATCAGGTTGACTTGGAAGAACACGAGATTAGGTATTTATGTTCCAAGGCCAGATCTATTTTCATCAAGCAGCCAATCCTATTGGAATTGGAGGCACCAATTAAGATTTGTGGTGATATCCACGGTCAATATTATGATTTGTTACGTCTTTTCGAATACGGTGGGTTCCCACCAGAATCCAACTATCTGTTTTTAGGTGATTATGTGGATCGTGGTAAACAATCGCTAGAAACCATTTGTTTACTGTTGGCTTACAAGATCAAGTATCCGGagaatttctttatcttgCGTGGTAATCACGAATGTGCATCGATCAATAGAATTTACGGGTTTTACGACGAATGTAAGAGACGTTATAACATTaagctttggaaaacttttACGGATTGTTTCAACTGTTTGCCTATCGCTGCGATTGTCGATGAAAAAATCTTTTGTATGCATGGTGGATTATCCCCAGATTTAAATACCATGGAACAAATCAGACGTGTGATGAGACCCACCGATATCCCAGACGTGGGGTTATTATGCGATTTGTTATGGTCCGATCCGGATAAAGATATCGTTGGATGGTCAGAAAACGATAGAGGTGTCTCGTTCACTTTTGGTCCTGACGTAGTGAGTAGGTTTTTACAAAAACAAGATATGGAATTGATCTGTAGAGCACATCAAGTCGTCGAAGACGGATACGAGTTTTTCAGTAAAAGACAATTGGTAACATTGTTCAGTGCTCCAAACTACTGTGGTGAGTTCGATAACGCTGGTGCTATGATGTCTGTTGATGAAAGTTTATTATGTTCGTTCCAAATCTTGAAACCAGCTTCTAAGTTATTGGAACGAAACGTAgtgagaagaaagaaatga
- the EMP24 gene encoding Emp24p (highly similar to uniprot|P32803 Saccharomyces cerevisiae YGL200C EMP24 Integral membrane component of endoplasmic reticulum-derived COPII-coated vesicles which function in ER to Golgi transport) encodes MLLQFLVLLFAGLCNAHTVHLPAYGRRCFFENLNKGDELSVSFQFGDRNPHGTEQLTGDFVLYGSQRSEVLKTLRDVSHGDVFVNAPYTGKFQYCFLNENSNIDTKDVTFNVFGVIYVDLDDPNTRSLDGSVRQLSKLVKEVKNEQSYIIIRERTHRNTAESTNDRVKWWSVFQLLVVVVNSLFQIYYLKRFFEVTSYV; translated from the coding sequence ATGCTATTACAATTTTTGGTGTTACTATTTGCTGGTTTGTGTAACGCACACACGGTACATCTACCAGCGTACGGTCGTcgttgtttctttgaaaacttgaacaaaGGTGACGAGCTATCTGTATCTTTCCAATTCGGTGATAGAAACCCTCATGGTACTGAACAATTGACTGGTGATTTCGTTCTATATGGGTCTCAAAGAAGCGAGGtcttgaaaactttgagAGACGTGTCACATGGTGACGTGTTTGTGAACGCTCCATACACCGGCAAGTTCCAATACTgctttttgaatgaaaactCGAACATTGACACTAAGGACGTGACTTTCAATGTTTTCGGTGTTATTTATGTCGATTTAGATGATCCAAACACCAGATCTTTGGACGGCTCAGTGAGACAATTGTCCAAACTGGTCAAAGAAGTGAAGAACGAACAAAGTTACATTATTATCAGAGAAAGAACTCACAGAAACACAGCAGAATCCACTAATGACCGTGTCAAATGGTGGTCTGTGTTCCAATTGCTCGTCGTTGTAGTGAATTCGTTGTTCCAGATCTATTACTTGAAGAGATTTTTCGAAGTCACTTCGTATGTGTAA
- the RRN10 gene encoding Rrn10p (similar to uniprot|P38204 Saccharomyces cerevisiae YBL025W RRN10 subunit of UAF (upstream activation factor) involved in promoting high level transcription of rDNA Upstream activation factor subunit), with protein sequence MNANVYEASHNLVKGPNGSILSPDECLGLRLNHIVPIPLLTRDELQTRLPTIDTKVVHYFLTQLILQRYPHLVKRFDETSLITISWLLEKWIEDYLVLPETGSVSEGVSQQISKDINYRYSPADI encoded by the coding sequence ATGAACGCAAACGTATATGAAGCAAGCCATAACCTCGTCAAAGGTCCAAATggatcaattctttcaccGGATGAATGCCTTGGTTTAAGGTTGAACCATATCGTTCCAATCCCATTATTGACTAGAGACGAATTACAAACGAGATTACCCACTATTGATACGAAAGTGGTGCATTACTTTTTGACACAACTCATCTTACAAAGGTACCCGCATCTAGTGAAACGATTCGATGAGACCAGTCTCATCACAATTAGTTGGTTATTGGAGAAATGGATCGAAGATTACTTAGTGCTGCCGGAAACTGGATCCGTGTCTGAAGGGGTTTCTCAACAGATTAGCAAGGATATAAATTACAGATACTCACCAGCTGATATTTAG
- the NCL1 gene encoding tRNA (cytosine-C5-)-methyltransferase (highly similar to uniprot|P38205 Saccharomyces cerevisiae YBL024W), with protein sequence MARRKNQKKGPKKTFGTRDDSNNQKNWTELVKENEKWETYYKDLGVIPVEEWDQFKKTCQSQLPLTFRITGSRKHSKEVLQLFQEHHLPNLTNVTWENEVVKPPMALPWYPEHLGWQLDVSKSVIRKNEQFARMQRFLVVENAVGNISRQEAVSMIPPIVLDVKPHHYVLDMCAAPGSKTAQLIEALHAESDEPSGFVIANDADYKRSHMLVHQLKRLNSANLMVVNHDAQFFPRIKVDSTEGSKGPQFLKFDRVLCDVPCSGDGTMRKNVNVWKDWNTGSGLGLHIVQLNILERGLNLLKEGGKLVYSTCSLNPIENEAVIAAALRRWGDKVRLVNCDDQLPGLVRSKGITEWKVYDKQFQVREKGHENCLDSWFPPTAEEVEKFHLENCMRVYQHQQNTGGFFITVFEKIDTSTAETPVPASETAAAVEEQAQEPELKKAKIDTSSTASHIQKKEKLPRDANEEPFVFVDPNHPALAKCWEFYGIDDKFDKSTCLVRNATGEPTRTIYHVATPLKQLIVNNEDRLKIVYSGVKLFVSQRSDIDCAWRIQSESLPIMKQHMNSARIVPGNMEILKKLLTEAFPRYEDLTADNVDPEFISKTQKLSAGCTFIKVDRNDPSKEDLFLPVWNGSKCINLMVCKEDVHELLYRIFGIETTSKQNPKADHMAKKAQEAADASANSSKEETSEKEEVPAVTVTETSTAE encoded by the coding sequence ATGGctagaagaaagaatcaaaagaaggGACCAAAAAAGACTTTTGGTACTCGTGATGACTCCAACaaccaaaagaattggaCTGAATTAGTGAAGGAAAACGAGAAATGGGAAACTTACTACAAGGATTTAGGTGTAATCCCAGTTGAAGAATGGGACCAGTTTAAGAAGACTTGCCAGTCGCAATTACCTTTAACTTTTAGAATCACTGGTTCTCGTAAACATTCTAAAGAAGTACTACAACTGTTCCAAGAACACCATCTACCCAATTTGACCAACGTTACTTGGGAAAATGAAGTGGTTAAGCCACCAATGGCTTTGCCATGGTACCCGGAACATCTTGGCTGGCAATTAGATGTTTCTAAGAGTGTTATCagaaaaaatgaacagTTTGCTCGTATGCAAAGATTccttgttgttgaaaacgCTGTTGGTAACATTTCCAGACAAGAAGCTGTCTCCATGATTCCACCTATTGTGTTGGATGTTAAGCCTCACCATTATGTTTTGGATATGTGTGCTGCCCCTGGTTCTAAGACTGCACAGTTGATTGAAGCTTTACATGCCGAATCTGATGAACCTTCTGGGTTTGTCATAGCTAACGATGCAGACTATAAGAGATCTCATATGTTGGTGCACCAATTGAAACGTTTGAATTCTGCTAACTTGATGGTCGTTAACCATGATGCTCAATTCTTCCCACGTATCAAAGTGGATTCCACCGAAGGTTCTAAAGGTCCTcagttcttgaaattcGACAGAGTTTTATGTGACGTTCCATGTTCTGGTGACGGTACTATGAGAAAGAACGTCAACGTTTGGAAGGATTGGAACACTGGATCTGGTCTAGGTTTACACATTGtgcaattgaatatcttgGAAAGAGGTCTaaatttgttgaaagaaggTGGTAAACTTGTATACTCCActtgttctttgaatccaattgaaaacgaAGCAGTTATTGCTGCCGCTTTGAGAAGGTGGGGTGATAAGGTAAGATTGGTCAACTGTGATGATCAATTGCCAGGTTTAGTCAGATCTAAGGGTATCACTGAATGGAAGGTATACGACAAACAATTCCAAGTTAGAGAAAAAGGACATGAAAACTGTTTGGATTCATGGTTCCCACCAACTGCAGAAGAggttgaaaaattccattTGGAAAACTGTATGAGAGTGTACcaacatcaacagaatACAGGTGGGTTCTTTATCACCGTTTTCGAGAAGATCGATACATCAACTGCTGAAACTCCGGTACCAGCTTCTGAaactgctgctgctgtaGAAGAACAAGCCCAAGAACCTGAACTAAAAAAGGCTAAAATCGATACATCCTCTACTGCCTCTcacattcaaaagaaggaaaaacTACCTCGTGATGCCAATGAAGAACCATTTGTGTTCGTGGATCCAAACCATCCAGCATTAGCCAAATGTTGGGAGTTCTACGGTATTGATGACAAATTTGATAAGTCCACTTGTTTGGTTCGTAACGCTACTGGTGAACCAACTAGAACTATCTACCACGTCGCTACTCcattgaaacaattgattgTAAACAATGAAGATAGACTAAAGATTGTTTACTCCGGTGTAAAACTGTTTGTTTCCCAAAGGTCAGACATTGATTGTGCTTGGAGAATTCAATCCGAATCCTTACCAATCATGAAACAACATATGAACTCTGCCAGAATCGTCCCAGGTAACATGGAAATTCTAAAGAAGTTGTTAACTGAAGCTTTCCCAAGATACGAAGACTTAACAGCGGACAACGTCGATCCAGAATTCATTTCCAAGACTCAAAAACTGAGTGCAGGATGCACTTTCATTAAAGTCGATAGAAATGATCCATCCAAGGAAGATTTGTTTTTACCAGTTTGGAACGGATCAAAATGTATCAACTTGATGGTTTGTAAAGAAGATGTTCACGAATTGTTGTACAGAATTTTCGGCATCGAAACAACCAGCAAACAAAATCCAAAGGCTGATCATATGGCCAAGAAGGCCCAAGAAGCAGCTGACGCATCAGCTAACTCTTCGAAGGAAGAGACTTctgagaaagaagaagtaccTGCTGTAACTGTCACTGAAACATCCACGGCTGAATAA